The following is a genomic window from Crassostrea angulata isolate pt1a10 unplaced genomic scaffold, ASM2561291v2 HiC_scaffold_308, whole genome shotgun sequence.
GACCATGTGCATGTAGTTAAAGAACTGATCAAAGCGGGTGCAGATGTCAATCTAAGAAATGGTTTTATATCACCCTTGCAAGTTGCCTGTTATGAAGGACATTTGAGCATAGTCAAACAGTTGAACAAAGTGGTGTTTGACAGCAGTCAAATATCTAGTGTCGCAAAAGCTCTAATAGGTGCGTGCTTTTTTGGACGTTTAAGTGTAGTTAAAGAGTTGATTGCATGTCATTTTGAAGTCAATCTAAAACATGGAAAAGCAACACCGCTAACGACTACTTGTTTTATGGGACATTTAGACATTTTCAAAGAGTTGATAAAAGAGGGCGCTGATGTAAACCTAAACAATGGATGTGGAACACCTCTGACAAATGCATGCCATCGTAAACATGTTAATATAGTCAGAATGTTAATAAAAGAGAGGGCTGATGTCAATCAGAGCGATGGGAACAAAACACCACTAACAGCTGCATGCGAATTTGGGCACTGTAATGTGGTTGAAGAGCTGATCAGGGCTGGGGCTGATGTCAATCAAAGCGATGGAAACAAAACACCACTAACAGCTGCATGCGAATTTGGGCACTGGAATGTGGTTGATGAGCTGATCAGGGCTGGGGCTGATGTCAATCAAAGTGATGGAAACAGAACACCACTAACAGCTGCATGCGAATTTGGGCACTGGAATGTGGTTGAAGAGCTTATCAGGGCTGGGGCTGATGTCAATCAAAGCGATGGAAACAAAACACCTCTAACAGCTGCATGCGAATTCGGGCACTGGCATGTGGTTGAAAAGCTGATCAGGGCTGGGGCTGATGTCAATCAAAGCGATAGAAACAAAACACCACTAACAGCTGCATGCGAATTTGGGCACTGTAATGTGGTTGAAGAGCTGATCAAGGCTGGGACTGATGTCAATCAAAGCGATGGAAACAAAACACCACTAACAGCTGCATGCGAATTTGGGCACTGTAATGTGGTTGAAGAGATGATCAGGGCTGGGGCTGATGTCAATCAAAGCGATGGAAACAAAACACCACTAACAGCTGCATGCGAATTTAGGCACTGTAATGTGGTTGATGAGCTGATCAGGGCTGGGGCTGATGTCAATCAAAGCGATGGAAACAAAACACCACTAACAACTGCATGCGAATTCGGGCACTGTAATGTGGTTGAAGAGCTGATCAGGGCTGGGGCTGATGTCAATCAAAGCGATGGAAACAAAACACCTCTTACAGCCGCAAGCGAATTTAAGCATGGGTATATAATTCATCAGGTGATAGCGGCTGGGGCTAAGTCAATGAAAACGATTGGAACAGAAAATTGATGTACGGCTTTTTTATGAATTTGCCATGGGGCATTGAGATGTGATCAACAATTCAACAATAAAAGCTGGAGCTGATGCTATCAAAGCgttgaaaataaaacttttcttaTAGCTGAATTTGAAAAGGGACATAAGCATACTGTAAGAAAGTTAATAAAATATGAGGCTGATGTTATTATTGAATGATTAATAAATAGAATAACAACATTAATACCAGCTACATTTGGTTCAGAGTTTTTAGATGAACTTATCGTTAAGGACGTTATAATAGCTGGCGATGGTTAAAACACACCAATAGTAGCTCGGATGAAAACAATTAGCTTGGAGTGAATCAGTTGATAAAAGCTGGGGTAATTTCAAACCAAGCAGTCTCTAACACTAATAgatgagaaaaagaaaaatgtagtttaaataaagaattgattagaaatacatgtatgcaatctATTCATTGTGATCAAAAATTTTTTACCCCCACTTTCATTACAAAGCTTGAATGAATTATGTCATCATGTTCcgttttttttgcattttttctcttttatctcTTATTTCGCCTTTTGTTTGCTCTCACATATACAATGTTTTTATTGTATGCACTATACAATGCCTTTAAGGGGTGCtattatattgaaattatattGATATTACGAAGatgtatgtgaaaaaaaaatcatcctgaatttttttattgcatatgTACTCGAGATATTTGGGAAAACCagatttcacacctgaacgatCTTTGAATCAAGCCAATTTGGCGTGAGATAAAATGTGATGTCACAATATTAATGCCGCTGTAAAAGAAACAAGAAAATCGTCGGAAATCCGTTCGTttttttgcattgttttatcgatatatgaacaattttttctgtacttttattttcttatcaaccctggatgactatctctctctctctctctctataaaatatatatatatatatatatatatatatatatatatatatatatatatatatatatatatatatatatatatatattaattatcgTACAAAATTGTCGATTTTGGAAAATCGTTTGCTTCGTGAACTCAGTCAAAtatttaacaactttgaatatgagaccaactttaatttttattgcgCACGTTATtgcacatttaaaaaaacacagtGTATACATacttttaatgatttgttttcgatatcatttataaattgaacacaaaatacaaataaaatattcagaGTTTTTAAGGAAACATAtagtgttttttttacaatttctcCGTTGTATGGTAGGGAAGCTTGCCATtgtgcttttatgacgttatagGAAAATGAAGCTTCGTAGGAGTGcgttataaaaaaataacatagaagaaaaagtaaaaattgtacgccgTTGAAAATCTATGCACATAATAATGCTATCATCGGGGGtagttttcttaattttttaatgaatccattataccaatctACATATGTATTACtccaaaattttaatatatagcaaaaaatggtgcattcaatattttgagatgaccACCACTCAAACTCAAACTCAGAAAATGATGTGCCTTCTCACATAATACTATTTATGGGAGGGGGGAATCTATTgtagtatattttaaaatctgcctTGCAGAAAATCCTACAgtaaatgtacctgtattttgagatggtccctaaacaTAACAAGACGGTCGATTATCTTGAaactttgcaaataaactagttcgattaaatcatatatgtgattaaaaaataaagacctttgctattgtagtttttccataaaaaaaaaccaaaacggCCTTTTTAGATTGCAACAAAGAATAAGACATTTACTTATGCATGTATACGCTGTATACGCATAGGGGTCTTTTAGTATTAGTGGCCGAAAATGGtctgtttgtttttgttctaTCATAACACCTAGATTTCAGATCTCCTACAacattgtttacaataatcaAAGTTTAATTCCAGTATGGTCCGTGGTTGGCTTTGATTAATTACAATAAGGTTtcagaatttttatttatatctttgattgtattttaaattctaaCCCTAGAATGTTCTCGTATATTATAAGCATTAGCCATATCGTTTCGGAAAATGATGGCATCTCTTAGACTGTTTTAATGTGCATGTGCATATAGATGTTTATCAAAGTTTAAGAAATTTACGAAACCACGTATTAATCGTTGTGAGACCACTTTCGcgttgaaatatattattatattatcacGGTTTAGTTTGAATgttaatcttttgttttgtttctttttgttttgcaaTCTGTTTTGCAAATCAACATTGATCTCACGGACTATATTTTTTAAGTCAAACTTTCATGAACAAGTTCATATCTTTACACAGATTTAGATTACCGTTAGTGCACACCTCGTATTCACTTCATTTAAGATAGAGATAA
Proteins encoded in this region:
- the LOC128170092 gene encoding ankyrin repeat domain-containing protein 50-like, producing the protein MIQNKGNVDDIFQIGIKKCLQPNSNMNQNITGIEEMSLFDHNLIDEALKKKYDISEYTKTDVDTKSDTEYCLNSGTAIDKYSYKGTDIDDDTNVDCDASVDTGSCTFIDTDSKIYSVTESGKDISTYNKKIRDNDSDTDDREKYKRQKETDTNPVIVEQCRLLCLACFSGDLNIVQTLLEHVNTDALNNWFQSSICLYYKNPLIIACEYGYPDIVTKLIEAGADVNSSFLDETPLTTACKNEQHNIVRVLIELGADVNYEDPLHNYTPLQYACQKGSTLSVEELIKAGADVNLSRHGETPLFVSSKNGHFSLVKRLILAGVDVNIKSKGTTPLNAACDGRHFKVMKLLMKSGAKVDPNEKDKNTLHFTCHLDHLIIVNKLIEMESSFHLNDTNKMSFIAVCNSGHLNVVKEMIKDGADVNMKDGDKTPLIVACYKDHVHVVKELIKAGADVNLRNGFISPLQVACYEGHLSIVKQLNKVVFDSSQISSVAKALIGACFFGRLSVVKELIACHFEVNLKHGKATPLTTTCFMGHLDIFKELIKEGADVNLNNGCGTPLTNACHRKHVNIVRMLIKERADVNQSDGNKTPLTAACEFGHCNVVEELIRAGADVNQSDGNKTPLTAACEFGHWNVVDELIRAGADVNQSDGNRTPLTAACEFGHWNVVEELIRAGADVNQSDGNKTPLTAACEFGHWHVVEKLIRAGADVNQSDRNKTPLTAACEFGHCNVVEELIKAGTDVNQSDGNKTPLTAACEFGHCNVVEEMIRAGADVNQSDGNKTPLTAACEFRHCNVVDELIRAGADVNQSDGNKTPLTTACEFGHCNVVEELIRAGADVNQSDGNKTPLTAASEFKHGYIIHQVIAAGAKSMKTIGTEN